The following are encoded in a window of Vigna unguiculata cultivar IT97K-499-35 chromosome 8, ASM411807v1, whole genome shotgun sequence genomic DNA:
- the LOC114193611 gene encoding WRKY transcription factor 71-like, whose product MANEKDRFFDPFHYNHHEHQLNHSSNFPFFRDNNSAPISSSQNFQAFDHHQHDPSHQRTTFTDCLHGSMDYNTLSRAFDMSCSSSEVISSIDENPKKPSAGDSAGISGNHSTPNSSVSSSSNEAEALIEEDSTKSQKKDKQPKGCEDGEEKPKKENKPKKKEKKPREPRFAFLTKSEIDNLEDGYRWRKYGQKAVKNSPYPRSYYRCTSQKCSVKKRVERSFQDPSIVITTYEGQHNHHCPATLRGSAATMLSAPPFFGSSYMGSSLPQDFLAQLLPSYSQNDHQNPMFNQNLSNNLHLQQQHQQQQHQFQLPRDYGLLQDLLPSSFPGKQEP is encoded by the exons ATGGCGAATGAGAAGGATCGTTTTTTCGACCCTTTTCATTACAACCACCATGAACACCAACTCAACCACTCTTCAAACTTTCCATTCTTTAGGGACAACAACTCTGCACCAATTTCCTCATCACAAAACTTTCAAGCCTTTGATCATCATCAGCATGATCCTTCTCATCAACGCACCACTTTCACTGACTGTTTACATGGTTCCATGGATTACAACACCCTCTCTAGAGCCTTTGACATGTCGTGTTCATCATCTGAAGTGATCTCCTCCATTGATGAAAACCCCAAGAAGCCTAGTGCAGGAGACTCAGCAGGGATCAGTGGGAACCACTCAACACCCAATTCATCTGTTTCCTCGTCATCCAATGAAGCTGAAGCACTGATAGAAGAAGACTCAACCAAAAGCCAGAAGAAAGATAAACAGCCAAAAGGGTGCGAAGATGGAGAAGAAAAGCCTAAGAAAGA GAACAAGcctaaaaagaaagagaaaaagccAAGAGAGCCTCGTTTTGCCTTCTTGACTAAAAGTGAGAtcgacaaccttgaagatggtTACAGATGGAGAAAGTATGGACAGAAAGCAGTCAAGAACAGTCCCTATCCAAG GAGCTACTATAGGTGCACCAGTCAGAAGTGCAGCGTGAAGAAAAGGGTGGAAAGATCATTCCAAGATCCATCGATTGTGATCACAACATACGAAGGGCAACACAACCATCACTGTCCAGCAACATTAAGAGGCAGTGCTGCCACCATGTTATCAGCACCTCCATTTTTTGGTTCCTCTTACATGGGCTCAAGCTTACCCCAAGATTTTCTTGCTCAGTTGCTTCCAAGTTATAGCCAAAATGATCATCAAAATCCAATGTTCAACCAAAACCTCTCCAACAATCTCCATCTCCAGCAACAACACCAGCAGCAGCAGCACCAGTTCCAACTACCTCGTGACTATGGTTTGCTGCAAGACCTGTTGCCATCATCATTCCCAGGCAAACAAGAGCCATGA
- the LOC114195628 gene encoding uncharacterized protein LOC114195628, protein MIMNCVRVTTMAMAVPSWRPTCCASSSSSSSSSASTAVINTEQLRSQIDHLHAEADATRAKATNARLRLLRLSEAAEKLQKQAVISIEKGEENYAREMLFQRKKVLQALDKSKRRIELLDELSAKLSEAISLKESQLIGNVNVNIEDTINDASSPVRIIAPKEEVQNDFSKDDSDPETMDFDNIQNVQLSIESEGNSLDDKEIQNLQESLSVGSSNEDSIARNLSEISSYEDFMERIDKKLSEIEAELVTVLNVSTLVLDNEERPNNSRLQQTIELLESIHGIRQRIRRTREAKLRI, encoded by the exons ATGATAATGAACTGTGTTAGAGTGACAACTATGGCCATGGCTGTTCCTTCATGGAGGCCCACGTGCTGCgcttcttcatcatcatcatcttcttcttctgcttctACAGCTGTCATCAACACAGAGCAATTGCGCTCTCAAATTGATCATCTTCACGCTGAGGCTGACGCCACCAGAGCCAAGG CAACTAATGCTAGATTGAGGCTTCTGCGGTTGTCAGAAGCTGCGGAGAAGCTTCAAAAACAGGCAGTTATAAGCATTGAAAAGGGGGAGGAAAATTATGCAAGGGAAATGCTTTTTCAGAGGAAGAAGGTGTTGCAGGCTTTGGACAAGTCTAAAAGACGCATTGAATTGCTTGATGAGCTTTCCGCAAAGTTAAGTGAG GCAATATCTTTGAAAGAAAGTCAGCTAATTGGAAATGTTAATGTGAACATTGAAGACACAATAAATGATGCTTCAAGTCCAGTTCGAATTATTGCTCCAAAGGAGGAAGTTCAAAATGATTTCAGTAAGGATGACTCTGATCCTGAAACGATGGACTTCGACAATATTCAAAATGTGCAACTGTCTATCGAAAGTGAAGGAAATTCACTGGATGATAAGGAGATTCAGAATCTTCAGGAATCCCTTAGTGTAGGAAGCTCAAATGAAGACAGTATAGCCAGAAACTTGTCAGAAATATCCTCTTATGAGGATTTCATGGAACGGATAGATAAAAAACTCAGTGAAATTGAAGCTGAACTAGTTACTGTTTTGAACGTCTCAACCTTGGTACTTGATAATGAAGAGAGACCAAATAATTCCAGGTTGCAACAAACAATTGAACTCCTTGAGAGCATCCATGGGATTAGGCAGAG AATTAGAAGAACCAGGGAGGCAAAACTGAGGATctga